One window from the genome of Bacteroidia bacterium encodes:
- a CDS encoding PAS domain S-box protein, producing MKNSGKELDQVYKLLFESAGEALFVVNTKGIIQLMNVRACEMFGYEESELVGQPLEILLPESDRKAHVKHRKDYNEAPRRRSMGMGMDLRGIRKDGKQLPIEVSLNYFESGGEMFIMSLVTDISERRKVEESVRKLNEELENKVNSRTKELKESQQLYQVIARNFPAGTINVFDRKLNYVFVEGMELFKYGVTSEKLVGTSYLDRVSEEIREEIKTKLLEVFAGKNATFEIQFKGRFYSMNAVALNNSEGKIEQILLVEQNITAQKTAEEDVKTALIKEQELNQLKSRFVSMASHEFRTPLSTILSSTALIEAYLEPEKFNFETIKNKTDKHLKRIKSSVGNLTNILNDFLSLDKLELGKIQPQSIEFNIKQFLIELTEEIQTTLKSGQKINYSHTSEVVDVFLDGQMLRNIVINLLSNASKYSPEESTIKLTSNIERNNLIIMITDQGIGIPEVEQEKIFERFFRAKNVTNIQGTGLGLNIVKRYVDLMKGEISFSSKEGEGTTFKLIIKIKK from the coding sequence ATGAAGAATTCCGGAAAAGAATTGGATCAAGTATATAAATTATTATTTGAATCGGCAGGAGAAGCTTTGTTTGTGGTCAATACAAAAGGGATTATTCAACTGATGAATGTGCGAGCTTGTGAAATGTTTGGCTATGAAGAGAGTGAACTTGTTGGTCAGCCATTGGAAATTTTGCTTCCAGAAAGTGATCGAAAAGCACATGTAAAACACAGGAAAGATTATAACGAAGCTCCCAGAAGACGTTCGATGGGAATGGGAATGGATTTGAGAGGAATTCGCAAAGATGGAAAGCAATTGCCGATAGAAGTAAGTTTAAATTATTTCGAAAGTGGTGGAGAGATGTTTATTATGAGTTTAGTAACTGATATTTCTGAAAGGCGAAAAGTAGAAGAATCTGTTCGCAAATTAAACGAAGAACTTGAAAATAAAGTAAACAGTCGTACGAAGGAACTTAAAGAGAGTCAGCAATTGTATCAAGTTATTGCAAGAAATTTTCCGGCAGGGACGATTAATGTTTTTGACAGAAAATTAAATTACGTTTTTGTGGAAGGAATGGAGCTTTTTAAATACGGGGTTACTAGTGAAAAATTAGTTGGAACAAGTTATTTAGATCGAGTTTCGGAAGAAATACGAGAGGAAATAAAAACTAAATTATTGGAAGTATTTGCCGGCAAAAATGCTACATTCGAGATTCAATTTAAAGGGCGTTTTTACTCTATGAATGCAGTTGCTTTAAATAATTCGGAAGGAAAAATTGAGCAAATTTTATTAGTCGAGCAAAATATTACTGCTCAAAAAACAGCCGAGGAAGATGTTAAAACCGCATTGATAAAGGAGCAAGAATTAAATCAACTTAAATCACGTTTTGTTTCGATGGCTTCGCACGAATTTCGGACTCCTTTGAGTACCATACTTTCATCAACTGCGCTTATCGAAGCCTATTTGGAGCCTGAAAAATTTAATTTCGAGACCATAAAAAATAAGACAGATAAACATCTGAAAAGAATAAAATCTTCGGTTGGTAATTTGACAAATATTCTTAACGATTTTCTTTCATTAGATAAATTGGAATTAGGTAAAATACAGCCTCAATCAATTGAATTTAATATTAAGCAATTTTTAATTGAATTGACAGAAGAAATTCAAACGACATTAAAAAGCGGACAAAAAATAAATTATAGCCATACATCTGAAGTTGTTGATGTTTTTTTGGACGGACAAATGTTGAGAAACATTGTTATAAATTTATTGTCAAATGCTAGTAAGTATTCTCCTGAAGAATCAACAATTAAACTCACAAGTAATATTGAAAGAAATAATTTAATTATTATGATAACAGATCAAGGCATTGGAATCCCTGAAGTGGAACAAGAAAAAATATTTGAACGTTTTTTTAGAGCCAAAAATGTTACGAATATTCAGGGAACAGGTTTGGGTTTAAATATTGTAAAAAGATACGTTGATTTAATGAAGGGCGAAATTTCTTTTTCAAGCAAAGAAGGAGAAGGAACTACATTCAAGCTAATTATAAAAATAAAAAAATAA
- a CDS encoding response regulator — MKKILLIEDNVEMRENIAEILELANYKVLSAENGKIGVDMAKEEIPDLILCDIMMPDLDGYGVLHILSKDIRMSSIPFVFLTAKADKSEVRKGMNLGADDYLTKPFDKTELLDTIEVRLKRSDLFKKNYASNFTGFSEFVDEAKKNFLPKINTSDYKMRSYKNKEMIYHEGDLPNNVYYVNKGKIKTCKMNQNGKELITGIYEQGDFFGYIATLEGVEYGDYATALENSEIALIPQDDFMTLIYANREVAARFIKILANNIAENEERLLGLAYNSVRNRVANALIQIQKKHIEDNKHILVSREDLANMVGTSTESLIRTLSDFKSEKIIETEGREIKILDMNGLEKVKKIS, encoded by the coding sequence ATGAAAAAAATTTTACTTATCGAAGACAACGTTGAGATGCGAGAAAACATCGCAGAAATATTAGAGTTAGCAAACTACAAGGTACTGAGTGCGGAAAATGGAAAAATTGGTGTGGATATGGCAAAAGAGGAAATTCCCGATCTTATTTTATGTGATATTATGATGCCTGATTTAGATGGCTATGGCGTACTTCATATTTTAAGTAAAGACATTAGAATGAGTAGTATTCCATTTGTCTTTCTAACCGCTAAAGCAGATAAAAGCGAAGTCAGAAAAGGAATGAATTTAGGTGCTGATGATTACCTCACCAAGCCTTTCGATAAAACCGAATTACTCGATACAATTGAAGTGCGTTTGAAGCGAAGTGATTTATTTAAGAAAAACTATGCTTCTAATTTTACTGGGTTTTCAGAATTTGTAGATGAAGCAAAAAAAAATTTTCTACCTAAAATTAATACTTCAGATTATAAAATGCGGAGCTACAAAAACAAAGAAATGATTTATCATGAAGGAGATCTTCCGAATAATGTTTATTATGTAAATAAGGGTAAAATTAAAACGTGTAAAATGAATCAAAATGGGAAAGAATTAATTACCGGGATTTATGAGCAGGGAGACTTCTTTGGCTATATTGCAACGCTTGAAGGAGTCGAATATGGTGATTACGCAACTGCACTTGAAAATTCAGAAATTGCACTCATTCCGCAAGATGATTTTATGACCCTTATTTATGCAAATCGAGAAGTGGCAGCTAGGTTTATTAAAATACTTGCCAATAATATTGCTGAAAATGAAGAACGCTTATTAGGATTAGCCTATAATTCTGTTCGAAACCGTGTTGCAAATGCACTAATCCAAATACAAAAAAAACATATAGAGGACAATAAACATATTTTAGTTTCGAGAGAGGATTTGGCAAATATGGTTGGTACTTCTACAGAATCATTAATCCGTACCTTATCTGATTTTAAAAGTGAAAAAATTATAGAAACAGAAGGAAGAGAAATAAAAATACTTGATATGAATGGATTGGAAAAGGTAAAAAAGATTTCTTAA
- a CDS encoding type III pantothenate kinase — MQLVIDIGNTRIKVAFFQNNEVKNFFLVTSVDELINATWFTDTKIEYALISSVAQYPENLIEIIKQKTTLVIFSATTPVPLVNKYKTAHTLGSDRLAAAVGGNFIFPNTNLLVIDAGTCLKYNFVNAQNEFLGGGISPGLQMRFNALHNFTAKLPLQDFEKNIPPLVGTDTTSSILSGVQNGILAEVEGIIHQYKEQYPNLKTILTGGDGDFFAKQLKNSIFADPFLVQKGLNIILNHNFNTQNIEKK; from the coding sequence ATGCAATTAGTGATTGACATCGGAAACACTCGGATTAAGGTGGCTTTTTTCCAAAATAACGAGGTGAAAAATTTTTTTTTGGTCACTTCCGTGGACGAATTAATAAATGCTACTTGGTTTACGGATACAAAAATAGAATATGCCTTAATTTCTTCTGTGGCACAATATCCAGAGAATCTAATCGAAATAATAAAACAAAAAACAACGCTCGTTATTTTTTCTGCCACAACGCCTGTTCCGCTCGTAAATAAATACAAAACCGCTCATACACTTGGCAGCGACCGTTTAGCCGCAGCAGTTGGAGGAAATTTTATTTTTCCGAATACCAATTTGTTGGTGATTGATGCCGGTACTTGTTTGAAATATAATTTTGTGAACGCCCAAAACGAATTCCTTGGCGGAGGTATTTCGCCCGGATTGCAAATGCGTTTTAATGCTTTACACAATTTTACGGCTAAACTTCCGTTGCAGGATTTTGAAAAAAATATTCCGCCATTAGTGGGGACAGATACAACATCTTCTATTTTATCGGGTGTTCAAAATGGGATATTGGCAGAAGTAGAAGGCATTATTCATCAATATAAGGAGCAATATCCAAATTTAAAAACAATATTAACAGGCGGAGATGGTGATTTTTTTGCGAAACAATTAAAAAACAGCATCTTTGCAGACCCTTTTTTGGTGCAAAAGGGCTTAAACATTATTTTGAATCATAATTTTAACACGCAGAACATTGAAAAAAAATAA
- the lptC gene encoding LPS export ABC transporter periplasmic protein LptC, producing the protein MYKIGFKKYFFALCILILLFSACENNIATVNIITSQINLPLQTGKNIEILYTDSAKLKVKLLSPEMNRFQGKNPYTECPKGVKVTFYNDSGKVASQLTANYAIRYENLGKMEAKNDVVLINQKGEKLNTEHLIWDQQKQLIYTNDFVKITTANEVIFGDGLESNQNFSQYKIKNIKGTINLNDNE; encoded by the coding sequence ATGTATAAAATCGGTTTCAAAAAATATTTTTTCGCGCTCTGTATTTTAATCCTTCTTTTTTCTGCTTGCGAAAATAATATTGCTACGGTAAATATTATTACCTCTCAAATAAATTTACCTTTGCAAACAGGTAAAAACATCGAAATTTTATATACTGATTCTGCCAAATTAAAAGTCAAATTATTAAGTCCAGAAATGAATCGTTTTCAAGGAAAAAATCCATATACAGAATGCCCGAAAGGTGTGAAAGTAACGTTTTACAATGACTCTGGAAAAGTCGCTTCTCAGCTTACCGCGAATTACGCTATTCGTTATGAAAATCTTGGTAAAATGGAAGCGAAAAACGATGTCGTTCTCATCAATCAAAAAGGAGAAAAATTAAATACGGAACATTTGATTTGGGATCAACAAAAACAACTTATTTATACAAATGATTTTGTGAAAATTACTACTGCCAACGAAGTTATTTTTGGCGACGGACTCGAATCCAACCAAAATTTCTCGCAGTATAAAATAAAAAATATCAAAGGAACCATCAATTTAAACGACAATGAATAG